From a region of the Catalinimonas alkaloidigena genome:
- a CDS encoding DUF6526 family protein, translating to MSDSLSRRSHWVFQFLVMPLNFALFGVTGYLLAVYQGPLQVFLLVLTALLLATILWVRLQGMEQHERLVRLELRERYQRLAGNDPAQALGQLSIQQMEILLRSPDTELLVRVEEVCMQDGASLTRRETTVQKLKS from the coding sequence ATGTCCGACTCCCTCTCCCGCCGTTCCCATTGGGTCTTCCAGTTTCTTGTCATGCCGCTCAATTTTGCGCTGTTTGGCGTGACGGGCTACTTGCTGGCCGTGTACCAGGGTCCGCTGCAAGTATTTCTGCTGGTTTTAACGGCGCTATTGCTGGCTACCATTCTGTGGGTGCGCCTGCAAGGCATGGAACAGCACGAGCGACTGGTGCGGCTGGAGTTGCGCGAACGGTATCAGCGGCTGGCCGGTAACGATCCTGCGCAGGCTTTGGGCCAGCTCAGTATCCAGCAGATGGAAATCTTGCTACGCAGTCCTGACACAGAACTGCTGGTACGGGTCGAAGAGGTGTGTATGCAGGACGGAGCGTCTCTGACCCGGCGCGAAACCACCGTGCAAAAGCTGAAATCCTGA
- a CDS encoding tetratricopeptide repeat protein, with translation MTRWAWALVLLLLITVSHAHSRPTAGPYLLQDSAAMAEVKRGIDLMYNYQFAEATTVFETLRPRYGKHPLYPFVHALLLYWKELPILHSSAATASLRALLEESITLAEGLRKDPDGAVEGSFFALFSHALLAKTYADEEETMKAVNEARKAYPYLKEGFEYQRQYAEFYISTGLYNYYRERYPQLYPVYKPFVYFFADGNMALGLQQLEKATREGVFTRMEAFRFLIHIYISYEENTAKGHRLAAEAHRLYPQNTYFRMIMTETLLLTHQYTAARPRIDALLREDNTYYRIAAHLFDGWWQEKAAHALEAAQKAYRQAIALQTTYRYAPDDMLGWAHAGLARIAIVQENPDEARAQYKQALKSTSDLSVHREAEAYLRKH, from the coding sequence ATGACACGCTGGGCCTGGGCACTTGTGCTGCTGCTGCTGATCACCGTATCGCATGCGCACAGCCGGCCCACCGCAGGACCCTACTTGTTGCAGGACTCGGCGGCGATGGCGGAGGTAAAGCGCGGCATCGACCTGATGTACAACTACCAGTTTGCGGAAGCGACCACGGTGTTCGAAACCCTGCGCCCGCGCTACGGCAAGCATCCGCTCTATCCGTTCGTACATGCTCTGTTGTTGTACTGGAAAGAGCTCCCCATTTTACACAGTTCGGCCGCGACGGCTTCGTTACGCGCCCTGTTGGAAGAGTCCATCACCCTGGCCGAAGGGTTGCGCAAAGACCCTGATGGGGCTGTAGAGGGCAGCTTCTTTGCGCTGTTTTCCCATGCGCTACTGGCCAAGACCTACGCCGACGAAGAAGAGACGATGAAGGCCGTCAACGAGGCGCGCAAGGCTTATCCTTACCTGAAAGAAGGGTTTGAGTACCAGCGGCAGTACGCCGAATTTTACATCTCGACCGGCCTGTACAACTATTACCGCGAACGCTACCCGCAACTCTACCCGGTTTACAAGCCGTTTGTGTATTTCTTCGCCGATGGTAATATGGCGCTGGGATTGCAACAGTTGGAGAAGGCCACACGCGAAGGGGTGTTTACGCGAATGGAAGCGTTTCGCTTTTTAATTCACATTTACATAAGCTACGAGGAAAATACGGCCAAAGGGCATCGGCTGGCGGCAGAAGCCCACCGGCTTTACCCGCAGAATACCTACTTTCGGATGATCATGACCGAGACCCTGCTGCTGACCCATCAGTACACAGCAGCCCGGCCCCGCATCGATGCTCTGTTGCGCGAAGACAATACCTACTACCGCATTGCGGCCCATTTGTTTGACGGATGGTGGCAGGAAAAGGCCGCTCACGCGCTGGAGGCGGCGCAAAAGGCGTATCGCCAGGCCATTGCGCTTCAGACAACGTACCGGTACGCACCGGACGATATGCTGGGTTGGGCACACGCCGGGCTGGCGCGCATCGCCATTGTTCAGGAAAACCCCGACGAGGCGCGCGCGCAGTACAAGCAGGCGTTGAAAAGCACGAGCGATCTTTCCGTGCACCGTGAGGCCGAGGCCTACCTGCGTAAACACTGA
- a CDS encoding IMPACT family protein translates to MLQEFQTIAEPSEGLYKEKGSKFLAFAYPASSEEDVSTCLEALRSRYHDARHHCYAYQFNDEHQRYRANDDGEPNHSAGDPILGQIRSRNLYNVLVVVVRYFGGTKLGVSGLIVAYKTAAAEALDRARVVTEVLRQQLTVAFGYEQTGDVHRIIHEYDGAIREQQFDTACRLRISFRRDQVTEIQEKLDQLVGVKVLDA, encoded by the coding sequence ATGCTACAGGAATTTCAGACCATTGCGGAGCCCTCGGAGGGACTGTACAAAGAGAAAGGAAGTAAATTTCTGGCTTTTGCCTATCCCGCTTCGTCCGAAGAGGACGTCAGCACCTGTCTGGAGGCCTTGCGCAGTCGCTATCACGATGCGCGGCATCATTGCTACGCTTACCAATTTAATGACGAGCACCAGCGGTACCGCGCTAACGACGACGGCGAACCGAACCATTCGGCGGGCGATCCGATTCTGGGCCAGATCCGCTCCCGGAACCTGTACAACGTGTTGGTGGTGGTGGTGCGCTACTTCGGGGGAACTAAGTTGGGCGTAAGTGGACTGATCGTGGCCTACAAAACGGCCGCTGCCGAGGCACTCGACCGGGCGCGGGTGGTAACGGAAGTATTGCGACAACAGCTCACGGTGGCGTTTGGCTACGAACAAACCGGCGATGTGCACCGCATCATCCACGAGTACGACGGAGCCATTCGCGAGCAGCAGTTCGACACGGCCTGCCGCCTGCGCATTAGCTTTCGGCGTGATCAGGTGACTGAAATTCAGGAGAAACTGGACCAATTGGTAGGCGTAAAGGTGCTCGACGCCTAA